In Deltaproteobacteria bacterium, the DNA window GATCTCGTCTATCTTATCCCTCAAGCTGCTCATATTTTTGATTTTGACGGCAACGGGAACCGATTTCCTGTGGTGACGCTCCAGGATGACCTCCACTTTTTCCGGATAGGTTCCCCTGATATTGATACCTTTGGGGATATTGAAGCTTTTCTCGCCGAGGTGGTATATGTTTTTCCCTTCCTTGGCAGATGACAGGTCAAGAAAGGCCGTCGTTTCAGAAGCGCTCAAATAGCTGATCAGGTTCTTCGGACCGGCAACCCTGAGTTCCACCTGTCGTTCTATCTTGTTCGTGACGATGTATCCCGAGGGAAGGCTCCGAAGTTCCAGGGGCACAATGAGGCCAACCTGGACGTTCTTTTCTCCCACCACGTGGCTCCACAGGGATATCGCAATGGCAACGGAAAGGACTTTTAAAAGGATGTTTCGCGTCACCGCCTCCTTGGTTTTCGCAAGGACGGCATTGAAGGTTGTTCCGCTTTTATCTCCTCTTTCCATGGCTATTCCTCAGACGCACTCGCTTTGCTCTCGGGAATCGCAATGCTGTCCCGGGCGGCTGTTTCGGCCTCGTGGATCACTTCCTCTTCGGGCTCTTTCTCCTTTCCCCTCGAGACGGCGAAAATCCTGAAAAGAATCAACTCGAGGTCCTCCCTCGTCGAAATCTTTCTGTCATTTCTCTCCACGTAGAGGGTAACGTCACCATTTTCCTCGGACACGACCACAGATATGGCATCACTCTCATAGGTTATGCTGAGCGCTGCCCTGTGCCTTGCCCCCCTCAGGGGAAGGCTCATGACATCGTGGGTAATCGGAAGGATAACNNNNNNNNNNNNNNNNNNNNNNNNNNNNNNNNNNNNNNNNNNNNNNNNNNNNNNNNNNNNNNNNNNNNNNNNNNNNNNNAACTCGACAAAGTCGATCACCTCGTTTAAGATCTCCTTTTTAACCATGCTGGTGGATCGGAAGAACCGGTACCTGCCGACCCGGGCAAGACCGGCCCTGATCTCGGTCTGGAAGATTATCACCATGATAACGATGATGTAGGCCAGGAAATTACCCACGAGCCACTGGAAGGTGAGAAGCCCGAACTGCTTCGATACGAGGAAGATAAAGAACAGGAGGGCAAGGCCCGTGATGATCTGAACGGCCCGGGTTCCCTTGATAAGTATCAGTATCCGGTAAAAGACCACGGCGACGAGGACTATGTCGATAACGTCAACGATCGTTATGTTCGCCAGGAATTCTAACATGCCTTCTCTCTCCGTATTTCCCAGGCCATGAGAACCGCATCCCTTGATTCTTTCACGTCGTGAACCCTCAACACGTCAGCGCCGTTGTTAACGGCAATCGCAACTGCTGCCGCCGTCCCGAATGCCCTGTCATCGACACTTTTTCCCGTCGCCCTGCCGATAAACGCTTTTCTCGACACTCCCACCACAACAGGATATCCGGCAGACCTGAATTCCTCAAGGTTTTTGATAATGTATAAGTTGTCCCGGTACCGTTTCCC includes these proteins:
- a CDS encoding TIGR00159 family protein, producing MLEFLANITIVDVIDIVLVAVVFYRILILIKGTRAVQIITGLALLFFIFLVSKQFGLLTFQWLVGNFLAYIIVIMVIIFQTEIRAGLARVGRYRFFRSTSMVKKEILNEVIDFVE